CACATAAATTGATGATACATCAAAATATACTATCTGAAATATGCGGCTTTACTTAAATCACTTGATTAATACTCCTGCACATGCTCTTCTCAGTACGAGCGGTGGATATAGTGTGTTGTGTGAGTATTTTTTTCAACTTAACATTCTTCTTCATACAATTATTTTTTTACTTTGCATTACACACGGAATGTATGCATATTTTAATTTCATCTAACTATGGTATGATTATTTATTATCATCTTGAAAATGTATTGACACTATATTAATAAATCAAATAATAAATTTGTTACACAAAAGTTTTATATTGATAAATTCAATATTCTATCAGGTGTGCGATGCAATATATCTTTAATCTTTTAAAATCAATATGGCTTGTTTTGTGGGCAGTGGTTATGAGTATAATTCTTTTTATACCCATGACTGTGGCCGCAATTTTTTCAGTTACTGGCAATCTGGCATTTAACATATCTAAGATATGGGCATGGACCATGCTCATTGTTACTGGTGTAAGGGTACATATTAAAGGCAGGGAAAAGATTAAGGAAGGCATGCAGTATGTCATTATCAGCAATCATCAGTCTCAGTATGATATCCTTGCTCTGGTTACCTCACTTAAAATGCAATTTAGATGGGTTATTAAAAAAGAATTGTTGTATATTCCCCTCTTTGGATGGGCATTATATGCAGCAAAGAATGTATTTATTGACCGCAGTAACAGGGAAAAAGCTATTGCAAGCATCAATAAAGCGGTTAACCGTTTGCCACAGGGAGTAAGCATTCTTGTTTTTGCAGAAGGTACCCGTTCAAAAGATGGTAGCTTGCAAAAATTTAAAAAAGGTGGTTTTACCATAGCTATTGAACGCAAAATGCCAATTTTGCCAGTTGTTGTAAAAGGAAGCAGGAAAATACTTCCCAAGGGTAG
The sequence above is drawn from the Spirochaetota bacterium genome and encodes:
- a CDS encoding lysophospholipid acyltransferase family protein, with amino-acid sequence MQYIFNLLKSIWLVLWAVVMSIILFIPMTVAAIFSVTGNLAFNISKIWAWTMLIVTGVRVHIKGREKIKEGMQYVIISNHQSQYDILALVTSLKMQFRWVIKKELLYIPLFGWALYAAKNVFIDRSNREKAIASINKAVNRLPQGVSILVFAEGTRSKDGSLQKFKKGGFTIAIERKMPILPVVVKGSRKILPKGSLIFHSGNIEVVVCNPIPVDQYTHESIEELINITHNVIEHELSIS